From Bombina bombina isolate aBomBom1 chromosome 1, aBomBom1.pri, whole genome shotgun sequence:
ctcttgttactagcatctctctgtataaacctcttctgttactaacatctctctttataaggctcttgttactaacagctctctgtataaacctcttctgttactgacatctctctgtataagacttctgttactgacatctctctgtataaggcacatctgttactgacagcactttgtataaggctcttctgataCTGGCTGCTCTCTGTTTAAAGCACTTATGTTACTGTcttctctctgtataaaacacttGTGTAAATTACAACTCTCTGTATAAGCCTCTTctgtgaatgacagctctctgtataatgcaCTGGTGCTTATTACAGCTCTCTCTATTAATAGTGTAccttagtgctttatacagagagatgtgatTCACATAAGTgtcttatacagagagctgtcattcatAGTACACATAGCTGTAATTCACAGAAATGCCTTATACAGAGAGCAGCCAGTAACATAAGTACCTTATATAGAGAGAATCCAGAAACAGAAGTTCATTATACAGGGAGCAGacagtaacagaagagccttatacaacaAAGTGGtgtcagtaacagatgtgccttatacaaAGAGCTTTTAGTAATGTAAGAtcattatacagagagatgttattaGTAATAGAAGTGCATTATTCAGAGAGCTGTCAGTCACATGAGTGCCTTATAGAAAAGAGAGAGCTGTAATAAGCAGCAGtgcattatacagagagctgtcattcatAGAAGAGGCTTATACAGAGCTGTAATTTACAGAAGTGTTTTATAGAGAGAAGACAGTAACataagtgctttatacagagagttgTCATTCACATATGTGAGTGGCAGCTCTCTGTTTAAGGCACTTATGTAAATGACAGTTCTAATAGTTTAACATTTGCTAAATACTTGTGCTctataacaaaacataaaaaatagtaaATCCTTAAAAGCAGCATTAGTAAATATATTTTAACTTCACCCATGTCAGCTGACTAAAATTAAATCAGGAAGGTGTTCCACGTATGCTATTATCCTGCCTATGGGACTTTGATTGAGGACTAGAGTATTGCAGTTTTTGCTGCCTAAGGGTTAACTGCTGCTGCTTAGTAAGGAGGAAGAGTTTAACCTGCTGTTAGTGTGGAGGAAGAGTTGCTCTGGTTCAGCAGTTCAGCTCCCTTagagacaacggaggtttgatttacagcttTGTAGTGCCTGGAGATAGAGGGGGGTTGCTAAGTTTTTTAGGCTGCTGTAAATCAAACCTTCATTGTCTCTAACAGAGCTGAACCTGCaccggagcaactcttcctccTCACTAAGGTCAGCAGCACTAAATCGGCAAAATAGTTACCGGAGCCTTTCAGGAAGTGCACGCACTGCAGATTCTTCTGAAACAAACTCCTCTAGataggaagggagggaggaggctGTGCTGTTCATGCGTGAGtggcattgtgggaaatgtagtttagtAACCTAATGGCCTAGAAAGCCTCTAGTTACACCGGTCTAAATTTAGGTGTGGGTGGATGCGGTTAGCGGCGGCCAGCAAGTGTAAGTGTGGCACAAATGTAACATGCAATTTTCGGACAGCTTGCCTCTCTTTCGGCCGAAAtaggataggcccattttcggccgaaaatttcggttgccgaaatttcggtgcatccctacttgaaAGCTCTCCATTTTAGCaccgttgatgaggttagactggtgCATCATATGCAGGGTAGGGTCTGCTTTCAGCCTCTTGCAGAAGGAAGATACATTATACaaacaatctgaagtctgtatacatcagtatacatttaaatctttggggcttggttaggagaatcAGAACTGTTTTTGtacaaaatgtatagttttgcttatttttaaaaaaaacacccacagatgggctatataaatggatctacaaaacatttatgcaaagaaaaatctagtgtacaatgtcccttttttaaatcttGTTTTCAGTTTGAGGGGGGTGAACACATCACGCTCCTTTTTGCACCTATGCATTCTCTTGGCATAAAGTTGTTTTTCTTGAAGGTAATAACCTTGACGATCTCTTCTGCACGTGGAGTTTCAGAATGGCTGCTCTTCAGCATGAATCACCTTATTTGGGGTCTCACAGGATAATGTTCTACAGACAAATTAGGTTTACCTACCTAGAGGAAGTGTTGATGGATATCCTAAATCTGAAATTTGTTGTACTGTCGTTTTGGCCTAATCTTGCTTCTTCTAAGGATTGTATTACTGTTTCCACCTGTTTTTGGGTCTTTAAAAATGAGACTTTAGTTAAGCAGATTGGCAATGCTGTTATCTGGTCCTTTCTACATACTTTACAAAATGTTACTAGTTTGtcgtttttgcctcggctgaggcatcatttgggagaaaggttcttcaagtgttgGTCCCTAGTATCTAGATGACAGCCTTACCCATTTCCCACCCTAACTTCTTTGTGGACTCCGCATAGattcccatatgtaagaatagGATTTCATGGACTCGCAACCATAAGAGAGAAttttaaattcttacctgaaattttttttcttGTTGGCGAGTCCACAAACCCGTCCTGAATTTTGGTGGTGGCAATTCTAGTTACACCTCTTTACTTTACCCCTGTTGTCTCTCTTTTGCTTTTCCCTTTCGTTTGTTTGTTTGAACTCCTGGAGGGATAATTAAAGGACaactcaatgcagtataattacataattaaccaGTATAaataaggcaatgcaatagcacagaaaaaaaaaatctactgctttatttaaaattaatctttatttttactCCCATTTTcctaccccctgtatcatgtgacagacatcagccaatcagactagtatacgtataccctgtgagcttgtgcacatgctcagtaggatcttgctccCCAGAAAGTGAATATAAAAtctgcaacatttgataatgaaagtaaattggaaagtgtcttaaaactgcatgctctatctgaattctaagagtgtattttgacttaaagggacattttttctttcatgatttaaaaaaaaaacatacaattataaacaactttctaatttacttctattatctattttgcttcattctcttgatattctttgctgaaaagcatatctagatatgcttagtagctgcacatagatgtctcctgtgattggttcactttgtgcattgctatttcttcattaaagtatatctaaagaataaagcaaattaggtaatgtaagtaaattggaatgtttaaaataatattctctactttaatcatgaaagaaaatgtttgggtatagtgtccctttaaaggttttgttttgggtgtatttgcctccacctggtggccaggacaTGAATTCCCTTATATAAGAATATGATTTTGTGGACTCTTTTACCATTAaaggaaaatcattttttttttttttttttttttaatacctttacaTTGCTTGTTTCCATATTAAATAGGAGCATATTGTATTATgcatggaatgttaaatattctagTAAAAACGATATCTTTCATAGATTGCCAAACACACAAGCTTTGAGCATGCAGTGACTTCTGTGGGCATCATGCAAGCAGTCATTGGTGCCAGGCATCCAAATAGCATGTGCTTATGCTGCTATAATAGTGATAGCGTTTGCTAGAGGCATTTTTTGCTAATGCATAAACACTGCAAATAAGTTCCTTTTGAAAACTAAaatgcataaattttatttttcaatttaaaagTGTGTCCCCccccactttatttatttttataatttttttttttttttaagaaacttaTGGGTAGAACAAAAATTGCTTtacctgtgtttttttgtttgtttgttttggttttaatatttgtttttctcTAACTTTTTAGTCGGCAGCATCTTCTACTCAGCCAACTTGGTATGATCCTGCTGATAGAATTCGAGGTACCTATCCTGTACTTCAAAGTCGGCAACAAGAGCAGGATTCAAAGAGACCAAAACTATCATACTCTGGCTGTTCTGCTCTTTCTGGCATCCGAACTACAACTAATGGCTCCAATTACACTACTTCAGGTGCTCAATACATGTTTAATGTCCTGTTTTTTTGGTCTAGCCAATGCATAGGCACAAAACATTCCTCCTTTATTTTACTAATATGGTATCTTCCCACACATTGCAGATCGCCATAGTTGTACAGAGTAGTGCATGTTGAGCAACCTGTTGAGAATTGTCACATATAGGAGCAATTAACAGGTGCATGTGGTCTACATCTAAATCTAGTGGAAAGTCAGTCTTTATTTCACTTATTAAGTGTTAAGGCTACATATAAATGTGGATTTACTGTCCCATGCAGTTTGATCAAGTAAAGATTCTActctcctttttttgtttttcagaatcGAGTAGGTATGGAAGGTTTCCTAGAACATCACCGGTTATGCTTGGTTCTGGTGGCTCTGATTCtctaagagaaagagagaggaggccaAATGTGTCAGTTCATGGTCTTATGGACTATAGCTCAAGAAATGGGGACTTGACACCCTCACGTAAGAGTACATTGCTACCTTTTTAAATGTCAAATCATTTGTAATCACAAAAAAAATCACTCTTAACACATAAGTGTACACATAACACAGTAGTTTGCAGAAGCAAATACCTCCTGTGtgcacttttttatattttattatttatagaagTTTCAACCTGTGCAGTGTCATACCTGCATTTACCGTATACCTAAAGTTACTTATTGAGAATAAATGTGTTTAGCGTCTTTTGTAGAAAGTCGTCATAgaagtaaatatttttaattttttttttgttcttccccATCCCACCTCTAATCTTTTTAGAGCTTCAGGACAGAGTTTCTTCTTATGCACAAGGTGCAAGACCCAAAGATAACTCCATAAGCACAGTGAGACTTAACTCATCTCTCAACCGCCAGGTGCCTTCACAACCTAGTTCCTCATTGTACAATAAAGATTCAGTCAGAAGCTCCAGATTAGTGACTTCAAGATCTTCAACTTTGAGGGGACTGGGTTCATCCGAAAGGGATGCACCATCTAATTTAAGTGATGTTAATGGTAGGAAAGAAGGAACTCAAGTCAACActgtaaaaactccaactcctccacaAAGGTCTATAAATGAGCAGCCTACAGAGGTGGATGGCAGGAGATCCACAAGACACTTGCTGTCTCGCCTTGCTTCTAGTATGTCCTCTACCTTCTTCCCAAGAAGATCTAGTCAAGATTCTCTGAATGCAAGACCACAGGATGCTGTGGACGTGCAGCCTAATTTAAGTAATGATGATCAACCCCATACCTCAGTATCGCCAAATACTGATGTGTTAGATAGTCGGTCTTCTGAGCAATCTCAGGGATTTGCATTTCTTAGAAGAAGGCGGTGGGGCCTATCCACTGTATCGCCAAATAACAGTTCAGATTCTGATGCTGAGAGCTACCGATCAGAGGACTCTGAATCCAGGACTCCTGCTTCATGGCTTCCTTATTCTTTCAGGAATAGATGCACACCACTTTTTTCaagaagaagaagagaagggaGGGATGAAACTGCCAGAGCATCCTCTACCTCTGACACGAATAGATCACACAATCCTTTCAGAAGGACTTCTCAAGAAACAACGATAGAAGAGACGCAAAGAATGTCTCAAGATAATGCTGTCAGTTCGTCATACTTGTCCGACCCAAGTAGTAGCACTTCAAATGGTGCTTTAGGTGACTCAATCTTCAGTAGGAGAAATTCAGGCATGCTTCCTAGTTCACTACTACATTTTGCCATGCCAGCAACACTTGGTAATGCCTTATCAGACAATGTCATGATTACAGTAGATATTATTCCTGCAGGTAGAGGAAGTGATGGGCAAGAAAGTGATAATATTACTTCAAGGGATCCAGAGAAGCTTAAGAAAATACAAGAAAGGTAGGCCTTCCACTTGTTTGCATCAGTGTTTCTCAATTTTTTTAAAGGGCATTGTACAGTGtggtgtgtaattttttttttttttttttttcctattactgTTTTCCCAATGACTGATTTAAACCagctttgtttttaaatgttttcgaAATGGCTGCTTTAAAGTTCTTGAAATTAAAACAATTGGATCTGACCATTAAAAATAATACCCATAAAGAACATCAGTGCCATAGTATTGACATATGTGTATAGAAAGAGATGCAAAGGTCTGCTGCtcttgtcatttttttaaatggGCAAGTTTAAAACGTTGGGGTTTCAataagcaaatccagctatttcaggttaaaaaaataaacccaatcaattccccatacattttatTGGAAActcaaagaaattttttttatattgcatccCTCTTAACTCCTTCACTACTGGAAATTTTAGAGAATTAACACCCAAAGTacttgagaattttttttatttttgctattgcAGAAATAGTTGAATGTAACTGAAAACtatgtatttttttggggggggggggggggattaggccATTTATTCTTTTGAAATTCCTGGAAGTGAAGGGGTTGGTCAGCTGTAAAGGGTAGTATTTGCTGTAGTATAGGGATTCCCctcacactggtcaccaccatcttaggtactggcagccagtatgcagtttaggtttacattttttgtgggttgtttttttttgtttgttttttgtttgttttttgtttttgtttttcgaaTTCAGATACAgcctgtaattttaaaaaaatatatatattttttttccaatttacttctatttaatttgctttgcattctttgttgaaaaagcagtaatggacTACTGGGCGCTTGAcgcttatgtgcagccaccaatcagctcctaaacctacctaggtatccttttcaacaaggaataccaagacaactaagcaaattaaactggaaagttgtttatcacattgtcttatctgaatccttaaagaaaaaaaattgtatcatgTCACTTTTTAAGTTTCTTCTGTACTGTAGGGATCATTCTTCACCCTCCCCCTCCATTATTTTCTGCCGTCTTTGTTTCTGGCAGCCAGTCTGCTTAcaataacttttttctttcattagaTGAGCCCACAGTGCCATAACATGTGGGATGAAATTTctgccactaggtggaggcaaataACCCTAACACGggagttgtgttttttttgtttgttttttaacctcccTACCCAGTTTATCTTCACTCTCCACCTGGGAGGCAGAGGTCGTCCTTAAGATCTGTTTTTGTATTTGAGAGCTCAAACCTATGAGACCTTGGACGGCCATAGGAGTATCAGGTAATTCCCTGTTGGATTTTCAGCCACAACTACCTGCAGGTTTTGTGGGGACATGTCCCTTAGCCACTCCTCCAGCAGGACTTAAGGTACTTTCCTGTCAGGTCCTCTGCTGTTGCCTATACAGCACTGGAAGGTCTGTCTACTCGCTACAGCTCTATTTTCTTGCCTGGTAAGCTCAGTGGAGGGGTGCTTCTCTCTGGTAAGTGATACCAGCATTCACATAGCCGTATGCTGTTTGTAGATACTTACACACAGTATAGCAGAGCCTTTGACTCAGCCTACCTGCAGATTGACATTTGAAGTATTTTGTGAATAAAATGTCAGATCCTTTTCTGTAAAGCTGTGACCTCCCTATGCCCTCCTTTTTCCCTCAAAAAATTGCTATTTGAGGACAAAGTTTAACAAATAGGTGTGTGGCCATTAAGAACCACAAAACTGCTCACTGCTGAGCACTAGAGTATAGTGCTTTTTAATCTCCTCACTCCTGGGACCTCTAATTTTataattgttaaaaaatatttagctTTTTACTGTAATTTCTGTCACAGGGCATTACTGGTAGGGGACAGACCATTTTATCCACCTTCCATTTTTGGTTCTTTCTCATGCTGGTCTGTCTGAAATGCAGATTCATATGTAGCTTCTGTACAAATTTGAGGACttaacttttttgttgttgttcctgGTGGGGGTGTACTACATAacaagagctggtaagggtgttTGTATAGGGTCTGTTTGGAAACTTATTTTCAATTTCCCATGTTTTCTCTCAGCCTGGAGGTAAAAATAAGAGCTGCTTAGTAGCAGAGTCATTTTCTACTCTTGTTTTACAATTTCTGCAGTTATCTGTAGTTATGGAAGCTGACACATTTGTCCCCACTTAAATTATGGCAGAATCGTCCGAGGGCAGATCTACTGATCTTAACCCGACTTAATATACATGTGTGTTTTGCAAAACTGCCAGTATGTCAAGACTAATCAGTTATGCAATAGTTGTGTATCTCAGGTTATGCATGTACCTCTGCAAACAGCATTTGTTctaagcccagaggcagaacttttttcactttctgcgattagatttttttttagtgaatttttctgcaggtcatttttaaatcgaattcaattttaaattaggcatttacactaaagcaccagttcaattgcaacttgttagttaaatggagaataaagcaatatttaaagttttataatatagtgcagtagttgaaaattgcattgcaaattagctgcaataTAGTCCAATATAGAAGTAGTaataaaaaaaggtgcattgctcatacaaacgTCTTACATTCTAAAAAAAACAGCTTTGTAGACAGTTAAAGGCTAGGGGATGGGCTTGAAACAATcatctgagagccagtcaatcaatgcactactgcttaCACAGACAGCGCAGccagagaacagcctaatgtggggcagcgctgaaaagttaaatCGCTAACAATTCCTCCAtgtatcctgttctttctgcagacatgctgcattttctgtgatgacatctcagatcactgcatgttctgccttggggtgtaCTACAGTATTAATTTCTCAGTCCTCAGTCTATCTACTGATTTTACCCTTGAGCGTAAGTGCAAGTCTGTGGAAACTGCTACTACTTCTAATAAAGATATTGGTTTCCCATTCTTAGTATCAAATACCCACATTCTCCAGAAGTGTGCTCTGAGAAGGCGCCTGTGATGTGGATGATCTCTGCTTTTTGCTGCATGAGGTTCTTAAAACTGAAAAGCCAGCTGAAGACAAACCTGTggaccagttaaaaaaaaaaaaaaaaaaattctgctactCCAAAAACCACTGAGGTGTTTCAGGTCCCTGAATTGGTCATTCAAAAGAATGGGGGGAAacctttttaacccttatataacATGTGGAAGACTTTTGCTCTGCTCAGGAATAGGATACATCCTCTTGGATAACTCAGAAGACAGACTCCTCTAAGCCTGCATGAAATCCTTGTTCTTCCTGGCCCAAATCAAGAGTAAGAAATCCAATTCTAATACTAAgccagtcaacactaaaattgttgttttaagtttagataactcctttactacccattccccagctttgcacaacaaacattgctgtattaatatactttaacacttaaacctctaaatttatgaATGTTTCTaagccattttctccaacataggtgtgtccggtccacggcgtcatccttacttgtgggatattctcttccccaacaggaaatggcaaagagcccagcaaagctggtcacatgatccctcctaggctccgccttccccagtcattctctttgccgttgtacag
This genomic window contains:
- the MARCHF7 gene encoding E3 ubiquitin-protein ligase MARCHF7 isoform X1 — its product is MEPKPSRLPRRINVQPSTSSPLNARRYRDGLGELYHSRDSSLRHDSDFKDSSALRTSSRDWTFRERDSLEPSWKASSSSSYQRYSGTHDRNLSSSITGSRSRISAASSTQPTWYDPADRIRGTYPVLQSRQQEQDSKRPKLSYSGCSALSGIRTTTNGSNYTTSESSRYGRFPRTSPVMLGSGGSDSLRERERRPNVSVHGLMDYSSRNGDLTPSQLQDRVSSYAQGARPKDNSISTVRLNSSLNRQVPSQPSSSLYNKDSVRSSRLVTSRSSTLRGLGSSERDAPSNLSDVNGRKEGTQVNTVKTPTPPQRSINEQPTEVDGRRSTRHLLSRLASSMSSTFFPRRSSQDSLNARPQDAVDVQPNLSNDDQPHTSVSPNTDVLDSRSSEQSQGFAFLRRRRWGLSTVSPNNSSDSDAESYRSEDSESRTPASWLPYSFRNRCTPLFSRRRREGRDETARASSTSDTNRSHNPFRRTSQETTIEETQRMSQDNAVSSSYLSDPSSSTSNGALGDSIFSRRNSGMLPSSLLHFAMPATLGNALSDNVMITVDIIPAGRGSDGQESDNITSRDPEKLKKIQESLLLEDSEDDEGDLCRICQMGVSTPSNPFIEPCKCAGSLQYVHQECMKKWLHAKINSGSSLETITTCELCKEKLELNLEDFDIKELYHAHANERAEYEFISSGLYLVVLLHLCEQRFSDMLGAANEASNRVRFINLARTLQAHMDDLETSEEDSEEEGV
- the MARCHF7 gene encoding E3 ubiquitin-protein ligase MARCHF7 isoform X2, with translation MEPKPSRLPRRINVQPSTSSPLNARRYRDGLGELYHSRDSSLRHDSDFKSAASSTQPTWYDPADRIRGTYPVLQSRQQEQDSKRPKLSYSGCSALSGIRTTTNGSNYTTSESSRYGRFPRTSPVMLGSGGSDSLRERERRPNVSVHGLMDYSSRNGDLTPSQLQDRVSSYAQGARPKDNSISTVRLNSSLNRQVPSQPSSSLYNKDSVRSSRLVTSRSSTLRGLGSSERDAPSNLSDVNGRKEGTQVNTVKTPTPPQRSINEQPTEVDGRRSTRHLLSRLASSMSSTFFPRRSSQDSLNARPQDAVDVQPNLSNDDQPHTSVSPNTDVLDSRSSEQSQGFAFLRRRRWGLSTVSPNNSSDSDAESYRSEDSESRTPASWLPYSFRNRCTPLFSRRRREGRDETARASSTSDTNRSHNPFRRTSQETTIEETQRMSQDNAVSSSYLSDPSSSTSNGALGDSIFSRRNSGMLPSSLLHFAMPATLGNALSDNVMITVDIIPAGRGSDGQESDNITSRDPEKLKKIQESLLLEDSEDDEGDLCRICQMGVSTPSNPFIEPCKCAGSLQYVHQECMKKWLHAKINSGSSLETITTCELCKEKLELNLEDFDIKELYHAHANERAEYEFISSGLYLVVLLHLCEQRFSDMLGAANEASNRVRFINLARTLQAHMDDLETSEEDSEEEGV